The following is a genomic window from Aquipuribacter hungaricus.
CGGCCCTGAGCAGGAGCCCGCAGGACGCCGGCGACGCCGGGCCTGCGCCCGGGACCCCCTGCACCGGGTAACCCCGTCGCCCCACGGGCCGGCGGGCAGGCATGATCGGCGCCCGTGGGCCATGTCGACGTCGTGCAGGTGGGGTGGGTGCTGCCCGACGGTCGGCCGCTGCTGTCCGAGGTCTCGTTCTCCGTGCCCGAGGGCCGGACGACCGCGCTCGTCGGCCCCAACGGGGTGGGCAAGACGACCGTCCTGCGGCTGGTCACCGGGCAGCTGTCCCCGGACACCGGCAGCGTCGTGCACTCCGGCCAGCTGGGCGTCATGCACCAGCTCGTCGGCACGGTCGGCCGGGGCGAGGACGGCCCCGTCGCACCCGACGCCGACGGCGTGGTGACCGTCGAGCTGCTGCTGCGCTCGGTCGCCCCGCCCCGGGTGCGGGACGCCGCCCACGCGGTCGACGCCGCGGAGATCGCGCTCATGGACGACGACAGCGAGCCCGTGCAGATGCGCTACGCCCAGGCGCTGTCGGACTACGGCGACGCCGGCGGGTACGAGCACGAGAACCTCCTCGACCGGGTCTGCCAGGCCGCCCTGGGCGTGGGGTACGAGCGCGCCCGCGGCCGGGACGCCGCCTCGCTGTCCGGCGGGGAGCAGAAGCGGCTCGTCCTGGAGGCGCTGCTGCGCGGCCCGCAGGACGTCCTCGTGCTCGACGAGCCGGACAACTACCTCGACGTGCCGGGCAAGACCTGGCTCGAGGAGCGGCTGCGCGAGACCCCGAAGGCGGTCCTGCTGGTGTCGCACGACCGGGAGCTCCTGGCCCGCGCCGCCGACCGCGTCGTCACGCTGGAGCCCGGGGCGGCCGGGGCCACGGCCTGGGTGCACGGCAGCGGCTTCGCCACCTGGCGCACCGCGCGCGAGGAGCGCGGCGCCCGCCTGGCCGAGCTGCACCGGCGCTGGGACGAGGAGCGGGAGAAGCTCGTCGCCCTCGTGCTGCGGTACAAGGTGGGCGCCGCCTCCAACGACGGCCTGGCGTCGCAGTACCAGGCCGCGCAGACCCGGCTCCGGAGGTTCGATGAGGCCGGCC
Proteins encoded in this region:
- a CDS encoding ABC-F family ATP-binding cassette domain-containing protein yields the protein MGHVDVVQVGWVLPDGRPLLSEVSFSVPEGRTTALVGPNGVGKTTVLRLVTGQLSPDTGSVVHSGQLGVMHQLVGTVGRGEDGPVAPDADGVVTVELLLRSVAPPRVRDAAHAVDAAEIALMDDDSEPVQMRYAQALSDYGDAGGYEHENLLDRVCQAALGVGYERARGRDAASLSGGEQKRLVLEALLRGPQDVLVLDEPDNYLDVPGKTWLEERLRETPKAVLLVSHDRELLARAADRVVTLEPGAAGATAWVHGSGFATWRTAREERGARLAELHRRWDEEREKLVALVLRYKVGAASNDGLASQYQAAQTRLRRFDEAGPPPALPQTQQVTMRLRGARTGKRAVVCEQLVLQTPDGLPLVEPFDLEVWFGDRVAVLGSNGSGKSHLLRLLAAGGSDPGPEHLPVGRPVAPVRHEGVARLGARVRPGWFAQTDGAGHLLGRTLLEVLHRGDDHRDGLPREPASRVLDRYGLAGAAEQRFEVLSGGQQARFQVLLLELSGCTLLLLDEPTDNLDLHSAEALEEGLAAFRGTVLAVTHDRWFARGFDRFLLVGTDGRVREVPEAVWDVRRVERVR